The Fusobacterium sp. FSA-380-WT-3A genome has a window encoding:
- a CDS encoding cell division protein SepF, producing the protein MKKNKGLLNNLFGFGIDLEEDEQVEKDEKINLNQMEEDTEIEIEEIKEPKVEAETKKSVVDEPYQNFLREENEKETYKVEKVEKVEERKERRIENYVDVTSYQNVVSRIKGFEDSKKIARYIKENKIVTLNLEELDSETAQRVIDFLSGAMSMKEASLVEISKCVYVSVPKNQRVLFEGQRNTEKFFREAGK; encoded by the coding sequence ATGAAAAAAAATAAAGGACTACTTAATAATCTTTTTGGATTTGGAATAGATTTAGAAGAGGATGAACAAGTAGAAAAAGATGAAAAAATAAATCTTAACCAAATGGAAGAGGACACAGAAATTGAAATAGAGGAAATAAAAGAGCCTAAAGTTGAAGCAGAAACTAAAAAATCTGTTGTAGATGAACCATATCAAAATTTCTTAAGAGAGGAAAACGAAAAAGAAACTTATAAAGTAGAAAAGGTAGAGAAAGTAGAAGAAAGAAAAGAAAGAAGAATAGAAAACTATGTTGATGTAACTTCTTATCAAAATGTAGTTTCTAGAATAAAAGGTTTTGAAGATAGTAAAAAAATAGCTAGATATATTAAAGAAAATAAAATAGTAACATTAAATTTAGAGGAGTTAGATAGTGAAACTGCTCAAAGAGTTATAGACTTTTTAAGTGGGGCAATGAGCATGAAAGAAGCTAGTCTAGTAGAGATTAGTAAATGTGTTTATGTATCAGTTCCAAAAAATCAAAGAGTTTTATTTGAGGGACAAAGAAATACAGAAAAATTTTTTAGAGAGGCTGGAAAATAA
- the hemW gene encoding radical SAM family heme chaperone HemW, which yields MIDAIYIHIPFCIRKCGYCDFLSFQSNEIEREKYINELINEIKLYPKIKYDTIYFGGGTPSILKIEEIEKILKELSFDENSEITLEVNPKTVDEEKLKGLKKIGINRLSIGIQTFNEEFLKKLGRIHSIDDGINTYKMAREVGFKNISLDLMFSLPGQNIDDVEKDLDKLFLLNPEHFSIYSLIWEEGTLFYEKLLKGEYKETDNSLEADMYQMIIEKSKKQGYIHYEISNFCREGKEARHNTKYWKNQEYIGVGLGASGYFEDIRYKNFSNFKEYYEMIKKGILPREDIEKVSEEQKEEYRHLVGLRLLKEGILESSDKKFYKIYDKLLKDGYLKKIESNGEIRYILTEKGLFLANEVFEEFV from the coding sequence TTGATAGATGCAATATATATCCATATTCCTTTTTGTATAAGAAAATGTGGATATTGTGATTTTTTATCTTTTCAAAGTAATGAGATTGAAAGAGAAAAATATATAAATGAATTAATAAATGAAATAAAATTATATCCTAAAATAAAATATGATACAATATATTTTGGTGGAGGGACACCTTCTATATTAAAAATAGAAGAGATAGAAAAGATTTTAAAAGAGTTATCTTTTGATGAAAATAGTGAAATAACTTTAGAGGTAAATCCTAAAACTGTTGATGAAGAAAAATTAAAAGGATTAAAAAAAATTGGAATAAATAGACTTAGTATAGGAATTCAAACTTTTAATGAAGAATTTTTAAAAAAATTAGGTAGAATTCATAGCATTGATGACGGGATAAATACTTATAAAATGGCTAGAGAAGTTGGATTTAAAAATATATCTTTAGATTTAATGTTTTCATTGCCAGGACAAAATATAGATGATGTTGAAAAAGATTTAGATAAATTATTTTTATTAAATCCAGAACATTTTTCCATATATTCACTTATTTGGGAAGAGGGAACGCTATTTTATGAAAAATTATTAAAAGGTGAATATAAGGAAACTGACAATAGTTTAGAAGCTGATATGTATCAAATGATAATAGAAAAAAGTAAGAAGCAAGGTTATATCCATTATGAAATTTCTAATTTTTGTAGAGAGGGAAAAGAGGCTAGACATAATACTAAATATTGGAAAAATCAAGAATATATAGGTGTTGGATTAGGAGCTTCTGGATATTTTGAAGATATAAGATATAAAAATTTTTCTAATTTTAAAGAGTATTATGAGATGATAAAAAAAGGGATATTACCAAGAGAAGATATAGAGAAAGTATCAGAGGAACAAAAAGAAGAGTATAGACATTTGGTGGGATTAAGGCTTTTAAAAGAGGGAATTTTAGAAAGTAGTGACAAAAAATTTTATAAAATATATGATAAACTATTAAAAGATGGATATTTAAAAAAAATAGAATCTAATGGAGAAATTAGGTATATTTTAACAGAAAAAGGTCTTTTTTTAGCTAATGAAGTTTTTGAGGAATTTGTATAA
- a CDS encoding YggS family pyridoxal phosphate-dependent enzyme codes for MSSVTKNVQEVLEDIKKYSIYPERVKLVAVTKYPVVTREKMLELMENGVFSFGENRVQVLEEKLEILGEEKSKIKWNFIGNLQKNKVKYIVDFIDMIHSINKLSLAEEIDKRAEKLGRKIDVLIEINLSGEDSKEGYQLEEFYKDMDELIKLKNINICGLMTMAPNTEDENLIRGSFRKLREIRDEVNEKFNNNLKELSMGMSGDYKIALEEGATIIRIGSKLYE; via the coding sequence ATGAGTTCAGTAACAAAAAATGTTCAAGAGGTATTAGAGGATATAAAAAAATATTCTATCTATCCTGAAAGAGTGAAGCTTGTAGCAGTAACAAAATATCCTGTTGTAACAAGAGAGAAAATGTTAGAACTTATGGAAAATGGAGTTTTTTCTTTTGGAGAAAATAGAGTACAAGTATTAGAAGAAAAATTAGAAATACTTGGAGAAGAAAAAAGTAAAATAAAATGGAATTTTATAGGAAATTTACAAAAAAATAAAGTCAAATATATAGTTGATTTTATAGATATGATTCACTCAATAAATAAATTATCTTTAGCAGAAGAGATTGATAAAAGAGCTGAAAAACTAGGAAGAAAAATAGATGTTTTAATCGAAATAAATCTTTCAGGGGAAGATTCTAAAGAGGGATATCAGCTAGAAGAATTTTATAAAGATATGGATGAATTAATAAAATTAAAAAATATAAATATATGTGGACTTATGACAATGGCTCCTAATACAGAAGATGAAAATCTAATAAGAGGAAGTTTTAGAAAATTAAGAGAAATTAGAGATGAAGTTAATGAAAAATTTAATAACAATTTGAAAGAACTTTCTATGGGTATGAGTGGAGATTATAAGATTGCTTTAGAAGAGGGAGCAACTATAATAAGAATTGGAAGTAAGTTGTATGAATAA